Part of the Nitrospira sp. genome is shown below.
CAATTTCACCATATCTATCCGGACTCGCTTCGCGGGCGATGGAGCGCGCTCGTCTAGATCAACTCAGCATTCAGAGGCCTGCAAAGCCCCTCCATTATCCCTTCCCCAGAATGTCAGGGTCGTGATCCGGATGCTAAAGCCCTGAGCCGATCCAGATTGATGGCCTCTACGCGATGGTCATCGCGTCCGACCATCGTCGTCGCCATGGTGAGAGCGTTGAGAATGGCTTCTTCAGTGGCTTCGACCGTCGCCGCGATCATGGGATTCAGATGGGTGTCGGCGAGATGGGTCAGTGTATAGGTGGGTTCTTTGGGATAGTGCGGGATGACATTGGCAGTGGAGAAGGCGAGGATGAAATCGCCGCTGCCATGGCGTGCGGTCGAACCCGTTCGGGCGAGGCCGAGTGCGGCCCGCTTGGCCAGACGCGTGAGCTGGCGACCATCGAGCGGAGCATCGGTGGCGATGACGATGATGATCGAGCCTTCGCTCTGGCCGGGCGAGAGGGCTTCCGCTACCGCTTGAGGCGCTGCATACTGTTTCCCAACGGGCACACCTCCCACGACAAGTTCCGGTCTCCGTCCGTGGTTCGCATTGACCAACACGCCAATCGTATAGCCGCCTTCTTTTTCAGGCAATGCGCGCGATGCCGTACCGATTCCGCCTTTGAACCCATACGAGACCATGCCAGTGCCGGCCCCGACAGTTCCTTCTTTGACCGGGCCGCTGTTCGCGCTGTCGAGCGCAGCGATGACGTCCTGCTCAGACACGTGGCGGCCTTGAATATCATTCAGGCGCCCGTCATCGCATTCGGCCACAACCGGCGTGAGCGTGTCATCCTCGATGCCGATCGCCGGATATTGTTTGATCATCCAGCTCATGACGCCGTTCGCCACCCGCGGCACATTGAGGGTGTTCGTCAGCGCGATAGGATATTCCAGAAAACCCGACTCCGCTACCCAGGCCAGACCGGTCATCTCTCCCGTGCCGTTGAGGACGAAGGAGCCGGCCGCCACCTTCTTATGCCACACATCTTCGCGCGGAACGATGACCGTCACACCCGTGCGGACCGGCCCCTGTCCCGGCTTCAACGCCCCCTCCCCGGAGATGAGGGTCTGGTGCCCAACTCGGACGCCAGGCACATCCGTGATCGCGTTAAATTGACCGGGCGCATAGTTCCCGACAATGATTCCCAACTCGCGCACTCGCTGTCGCGCGTCGGTCCCCTCTGCCGCGCCCGCCATCGACCAGCCGCTCAGTCCGGCGAGGCAAACGGCTACTGCCAGCGCCACTCGCCTCCTAGATCTCATGGCTCGATCCTCGATGCGGAATAGTCACGTCGATGGAGGGATGTTCACTCTGAATCGCCACGCCTAACGACAGGGCCTGCTTCTCTTCGCCGTGGACGATAAAGACTTTGCTGGGGAGCGGATTGATGGCGCGTACGTAGGCCAGGAGATCGTTGCGATCGGCATGGGCCGAGAGTCCGTTGAATTTCACGACCTGCGCTCGCCGTTTCGTCGGCACCCCGAAGATCGGGACCACGTCCCAGCCTTCGACGAGCTTGCGCCCCAGCGTGTGTTCGGCTTGAAAGCCGACGAACACGATGACGTTGGCTTCATCTTCAATGGCGTGTTTCAAATGATGGAGGACACGGCCTCCCTCACACATGCCTGAAGAGGAGATAATAATCATCGGCCCCTTCATCGCATTGAGTCGTTTGCTGTCGTCCGGCGACGAGACAAAGCGGATATAGCGCGATGCGAAGGGATCGCCGTCTTCCGTAAACGTGCGGTAGGTTTCCTCGTCATAGCATTCAGGATGAC
Proteins encoded:
- a CDS encoding P1 family peptidase, with product MRSRRRVALAVAVCLAGLSGWSMAGAAEGTDARQRVRELGIIVGNYAPGQFNAITDVPGVRVGHQTLISGEGALKPGQGPVRTGVTVIVPREDVWHKKVAAGSFVLNGTGEMTGLAWVAESGFLEYPIALTNTLNVPRVANGVMSWMIKQYPAIGIEDDTLTPVVAECDDGRLNDIQGRHVSEQDVIAALDSANSGPVKEGTVGAGTGMVSYGFKGGIGTASRALPEKEGGYTIGVLVNANHGRRPELVVGGVPVGKQYAAPQAVAEALSPGQSEGSIIIVIATDAPLDGRQLTRLAKRAALGLARTGSTARHGSGDFILAFSTANVIPHYPKEPTYTLTHLADTHLNPMIAATVEATEEAILNALTMATTMVGRDDHRVEAINLDRLRALASGSRP